The Mesorhizobium loti DNA segment GCGCTGCCGATGATCGTGACCCATGGCTGGCCGGGCTCGGTTATCGAGCAGTTGAAGATCATCGAACCGCTCACCGACCCGACCGCGCATGGCGGCACCGAAGCGGATGCATTCGATCTCGTGGTTCCGTCATTGCCCGGCTACGGATTCTCCGGCAAGCCGACGGCACCAGGATGGGAGCCTGTCCGTATCGCCAAGGCGTGGGCAACCCTTATGGAACGCCTCGGCTACAACAAATATGTGGCCCAGGGCGGCGACTGGGGCAATGCGGTTACCGAGAACATGGCGCTACAGGAGCCGCCGGGACTGCTTGGCATCCACACCAATATGGCGGCGACGCTTCCACCTGAAATCTCCAAGGCGCTTGGGACCGGCACGCCGCCGCCAGGGCTCGGTCCCGACGAGAAGCGCGCTTTCGACCAGCTCATCTATTTCAATCAGCATGGGCTCGGCTATGCCATCGAGATGAACCAACGTCCTCAGACGCTCTACGGCATCGTCGACTCGCCCGTCGGCCTCGCCGCCTGGATACTGGACCACGACGCCGACAGTCACGCCCTGATCGCCCGCTCCTTTAGCGGGAAGCCCGAGGGCATCACGCCGGACGACTTTCTCGACAACGTCACCTTCTACTGGCTGACGAACACCGCGATCTCGTCGGGACGGCTTTACTGGGACAATGCGCGGGTCGCGAAAGGCGGTTTCTTCGACGCGCGTGGCATCAGGATACCGGTCGCGGTGAGCGCTTTCGCCAACGAGATCTACCAGGCGCCGGAGAGCTGGGCGAAGACAGCCTATCCAAAGCTTCTCCATTACGGCCGCTTCCCCATTGGCTGCCATTTCGCCGCCTGGGAGCAGCCCGAAATCTTTGTCGAGGAGATGCGTGCGTCGTTCAAGGCGCTGCGCGCGTCCTGAGGACTGCGACGGAAAAAAAGTCTCCATTCTGAGCGCCGCCTCGGCGGTACTCAGATGGTCAGCGTAACAGGACAAGACGATCCCGCACCCCGGCGTGCGGGCCGTTCCATCAGATTCTAACGAGTGACCGAACCATGCTGGAAGTGATCAGCCATCAACGTCGCCACCTTTTGCGTGTTGCAGCTCTGGCTGTCGCTGCCGCCGAGCTTTTTGCGACCAGCGGGGCGCGATCAGGATCAAGCGACACCTCTGCAACGAATGCTGCAAGCGGTTCGCGGGCGAGCAATTCGCTCAAGGTCAAACAGGTCGACGCCGGCGACCTGAATATCGGCTACGCGGAGTTTGGCCCTGCCGAGGGTCCGCCGGTCCTCCTCCTTCATGGATGGCCCTATGACATCCACGCGTTTGCCGAGGTCGCGCCGCGGC contains these protein-coding regions:
- a CDS encoding epoxide hydrolase domain-containing protein, whose translation is MLSSKSKAAAEAASIHPFQFRASDEDLADLKRRVAATRWPDRETVPDQSQGVQLDIARQIQAHWANHDWRKVEARMMAYPHFITEIDGLDIHFIHVKSKHKNALPMIVTHGWPGSVIEQLKIIEPLTDPTAHGGTEADAFDLVVPSLPGYGFSGKPTAPGWEPVRIAKAWATLMERLGYNKYVAQGGDWGNAVTENMALQEPPGLLGIHTNMAATLPPEISKALGTGTPPPGLGPDEKRAFDQLIYFNQHGLGYAIEMNQRPQTLYGIVDSPVGLAAWILDHDADSHALIARSFSGKPEGITPDDFLDNVTFYWLTNTAISSGRLYWDNARVAKGGFFDARGIRIPVAVSAFANEIYQAPESWAKTAYPKLLHYGRFPIGCHFAAWEQPEIFVEEMRASFKALRAS